From a single Leopardus geoffroyi isolate Oge1 chromosome E1, O.geoffroyi_Oge1_pat1.0, whole genome shotgun sequence genomic region:
- the TMEM95 gene encoding sperm-egg fusion protein TMEM95 isoform X2 has translation MNRGGREGWGRMWFLGPRGMGSSRTSSSRWEAGGGGRGADSLAVYRGSRTYKKKNKIAFWNLKLVKAAAEGRGGGGGHCPLCSRSPAFSAQSSSGPQFLGPLLCPSPRWSGGAVPECSRTPAVPEQSRTSGQRVGSRIEAFQAFPAYMGPASLCHPLAGLMWTLALGGVFLATGQACVLCHLSDRDLSGRLARLCNQAKARWETCEASWTFPAFALDEVSTNKVIEKTHRVLRVMEIKGSPSSLPLYWQWLQKVKFPEYTREAFCAPACRGSTVLYNCSTCQSFAVHCWPLKRCLAGSHDLREARILLLSVFITVLLLGVLSLVVESRHFKA, from the exons atGAACAGAGGAGGCCgggagggttgggggaggatGTGGTTTCTGGGTCCCCGAGGGATGGGATCCTCACGCACGAGTTCTTCAcggtgggaggcggggggggggggacggggggcggACTCCCTCGCTGTTTATCGCGGGTCACGAacttacaagaagaaaaataaaattgctttttggAACCTCAAACTTGTAAAGGCTGCTGCtgagggccggggtgggggtggggggcactgccCCCTTTGCAGCAGAAGCCCTGCGTTCTCTGCCCAGTCTTCTTCTGGCCCCCAGTTCCTTGGGCCCCTGCTTTGCCCTAGCCCGAGATGGAGCGGTGGTGCTGTTCCAGAATGCTCTAGAACCCCGGCTGTTCCGGAACAGTCTAGAACCTCCGGGCAAAGGGTTGGATCCAGGATCGAAGCATTCCAGGCCTTCCCAGCCTACATGGGGCCAGCCTCCCTGTGCCACCCGCTAGCGGGCCTCATGTGGACGCTGGCACTAGGTGGGGTCTTCCTGGCAACCGGCCAGGCCTGTGTCCTCTGTCACCTCTCAGACCGTGACCTGTCGGGCCGCTTGGCTCGACTCTGCAACCAGGCGAAGGCTCGGTGGGAGACCTGTGAGGCCTCCTGGACCTTCCCGGCCTTTGCCTTAG ATGAGGTGTCCACGAACAAAGTCATAGAGAAGACTCACAGAGTCCTGAGGGTCATGG AGATCAAAGGGTCTCCCTCCTCACTCCCTTTATATTGGCAATGGCTGCAAAAGGTCAAGTTTCCTGAGTACACCAGGGAAG CTTTCTGTGCTCCCGCCTGCC GGGGCAGCACCGTCCTGTACAACTGTTCCACCTGCCAGAGCTTTGCCGTGCACTGCTGGCCTCTAAAGCGCTGCCTCGCAG GAAGTCACGATCTTCGGGAAGCCAGGATTCTGCTCCTCTCTGTGTTCATAACTGTCCTGCTCCTGGGCGTTCTGAGCCTCGTGGTGGA GTCCAGACACTTCAAAGCATAA
- the KCTD11 gene encoding BTB/POZ domain-containing protein KCTD11: protein MLGAMFRAGTPIPPNLNPQGGGHYFIDRDGKAFRHILNFLRLGRLDLPRGYGETALLRAEADFYQIQPLLDALRELEASRGTPVPTAALLHADVDASPRLVHFSARRGPHHYELSSVQVDTFRANIFCTDPECLGAMRARFGVASEDRAEGGPHFRLEWAPCPAELPEVEYRRLGLQPLWTGGPGELREVVGTPGFLEEVLRVALEHGFRLDSVFPDPEDLLNSRSLRFVRH, encoded by the coding sequence ATGCTGGGGGCCATGTTTAGGGCGggcacccccatcccccccaacctCAACCCCCAGGGAGGTGGCCACTACTTCATCGACAGAGATGGCAAGGCCTTCCGGCACATCCTCAATTTCCTGCGGCTGGGCCGCCTGGACCTGCCCCGTGGCTACGGGGAGACGGCCCTGCTCAGGGCAGAGGCGGACTTCTACCAGATCCAGCCCCTCCTGGATGCCCTGCGGGAACTGGAGGCCTCTCGGGGGACCCCCGTGCCCACAGCTGCCCTGCTCCATGCAGATGTAGACGCCAGCCCCCGCCTGGTGCACTTCTCCGCTCGCCGGGGCCCACACCACTATGAGCTGAGCTCTGTTCAGGTGGATACGTTCCGAGCCAACATCTTCTGCACCGACCCCGAGTGCCTGGGCGCCATGCGGGCCCGATTTGGTGTGGCCAGTGaggacagggcagagggaggcccTCACTTTCGTCTGGAGTGGGCCCCCTGTCCCGCAGAGCTCCCTGAGGTGGAGTATAGGAGACTGGGGCTACAGCCTCTGTGGACTGGGGGGCCGGGGGAGCTGCGGGAGGTGGTGGGCACGccgggcttcctggaggaggtgctgcGGGTGGCTCTGGAGCACGGCTTCCGTCTAGACTCCGTCTTCCCTGACCCCGAGGACCTGCTCAACTCCCGATCTCTGCGCTTCGTGAGGCACTGA
- the TMEM95 gene encoding sperm-egg fusion protein TMEM95 isoform X1, which translates to MWFLGPRGMGSSRTSSSRWEAGGGGRGADSLAVYRGSRTYKKKNKIAFWNLKLVKAAAEGRGGGGGHCPLCSRSPAFSAQSSSGPQFLGPLLCPSPRWSGGAVPECSRTPAVPEQSRTSGQRVGSRIEAFQAFPAYMGPASLCHPLAGLMWTLALGGVFLATGQACVLCHLSDRDLSGRLARLCNQAKARWETCEASWTFPAFALDEVSTNKVIEKTHRVLRVMEIKGSPSSLPLYWQWLQKVKFPEYTREAFCAPACRSHDLREARILLLSVFITVLLLGVLSLVVESRHFKA; encoded by the exons atGTGGTTTCTGGGTCCCCGAGGGATGGGATCCTCACGCACGAGTTCTTCAcggtgggaggcggggggggggggacggggggcggACTCCCTCGCTGTTTATCGCGGGTCACGAacttacaagaagaaaaataaaattgctttttggAACCTCAAACTTGTAAAGGCTGCTGCtgagggccggggtgggggtggggggcactgccCCCTTTGCAGCAGAAGCCCTGCGTTCTCTGCCCAGTCTTCTTCTGGCCCCCAGTTCCTTGGGCCCCTGCTTTGCCCTAGCCCGAGATGGAGCGGTGGTGCTGTTCCAGAATGCTCTAGAACCCCGGCTGTTCCGGAACAGTCTAGAACCTCCGGGCAAAGGGTTGGATCCAGGATCGAAGCATTCCAGGCCTTCCCAGCCTACATGGGGCCAGCCTCCCTGTGCCACCCGCTAGCGGGCCTCATGTGGACGCTGGCACTAGGTGGGGTCTTCCTGGCAACCGGCCAGGCCTGTGTCCTCTGTCACCTCTCAGACCGTGACCTGTCGGGCCGCTTGGCTCGACTCTGCAACCAGGCGAAGGCTCGGTGGGAGACCTGTGAGGCCTCCTGGACCTTCCCGGCCTTTGCCTTAG ATGAGGTGTCCACGAACAAAGTCATAGAGAAGACTCACAGAGTCCTGAGGGTCATGG AGATCAAAGGGTCTCCCTCCTCACTCCCTTTATATTGGCAATGGCTGCAAAAGGTCAAGTTTCCTGAGTACACCAGGGAAG CTTTCTGTGCTCCCGCCTGCC GAAGTCACGATCTTCGGGAAGCCAGGATTCTGCTCCTCTCTGTGTTCATAACTGTCCTGCTCCTGGGCGTTCTGAGCCTCGTGGTGGA GTCCAGACACTTCAAAGCATAA